The nucleotide sequence atttcacttcaaaacctgttaaactcaaaatcagaaattaaaatctacactattgaagtaaacctcacccttaccttaaatttgcagaataaatgcacagcaaaatcaactcttggttcttccttggttctctcttgcttttctcccaaaacttgttctACGTGAAACTGGTTTTCTAACTTCTCTGTCTTAACTTCCCACTTAATTGTAACTTCCTTCtatttacacttaactccccataatttctaTCAACTCCTATTAATCCCCCAAGCACCaagataattattatttcatactcattttaattattattaaataaaccatataataaaatattacaccacataaatcacccaaaaatcatatatatatatatatatatatatatatatatatatatatatatatatatatatatatatatatatatatagactccacataaatcaaaataatttaaatataacaactagggcgttacacataaTGTCAAAAAAGGAAACTTATACGGTTCACCCGTAAATTAAGGTGTACTGACACTGCTATTtcaaaactctttaaattaactattattttgtagggttaataaaatttttagtccctgtaaatattcacagttttgtttttagtccctaaaaaataaaatcacagtttttagtccctgtgacattttccttaagcattttaaggaccaaaaatgttgatggaaatttttgacagaaaaaaaaatctgcatcCGTGGATATCCTCGAATAAAATCCGCTACGGACACGGAGCATATACCTTAATGGATACGAATGAGGATTTAATGGTATCCAGACCCGCGGATATCCATACCCGCTATTAAACTaagtaaattacataaataacctCAATATCATTCAACTTCCTAAGAAAACACCATAGATATTATGATTGTTATAAGTTATTACGCTCCTTTAAAAGGAAGTGAAAGTGGTTGGGATTGTTGAAGCAAtagctttgtttttgttgaatatgatgagttttgcttatgtttttgttaaatcaaagaattttatttttattaaatgaaagggactttatttatgtttttgttgagtcaatgatctttgttgttattttaatgtatgaatattatgttttgctaaaaaagaaaagaaaatgcatgtgaagaacctttgtttctaaattttagctaaaaaaaaatttaaattttttttattttagttttataaatgttatccaTGGATATCCGTATAAACCGACGGATACCTCAAAATTCGCGGATTACCCGTTAAACGGATATCCGCGCGGATATGGATTGGGTACggatttcatatttatctaaCGGAGCGGACACAAATATCACATTATTCGATCCATGGATATCCATTTACATCCCTAATTTTAgtgatagaaaacaatttttctcttcaaaaaataatacatttaattattaatttattgatttagtgcaccaatacactcaaatctgcaggtgtaccatagaatttgcggtcaaaaaacaatttaggctaaaatatggttttggtccctgcaaatatgtctcgttttggttttagtccctgcaaattttttttgttgtttttggtccctgcaaaatattttgtttttggaaatagtccctgcagggactatttccaaaaacaaaatattttgtagggacctttttcaaaatcaaaagattttgcagggactatttctctaataaatggttaagtcatcatgtgacacgtgtgcaaattatcacaaaagtggagccagggaccaaaaccaaaatgagacatatttgcagggaccaaaaacaacaaattttttttgcagggactaaaaccaaaacgaggcatatttgcagggaccaaaatcatattttagccaacAATTTATTAAGGTTTAGAGAGTAACAAATTAGGAAAAGAGTGGGGAATCTcgtaaaaatagaaaaacaaagttgCACCTATATAAATTACGTAACCCTGTTTATTCTTCATTAATAACGATTCTCTTCCCTAAtcgtaaaaagaaaaaagcttcTTCTTCTCTGCCGTCAAGGTAAATTTTTCCCCACACTTAGTGTACTTATTTGGTTACATAAAATCGTTAGatactattatttttgtttttgtttgttttctgctttttcttctcttttcgaATATGCTGTATTGTTGTCACATTTGCATTTTTTGACTTGTTGTTAGTATAGtatatttattttagggaaacgaaaatagaaatattgtgttggaaaaaattgttgtttttcctttatTGTAGTACTGttgaaaaacatttattttacttataacttgttttttgtgttgaattggcagatattttttgtgatttcaagTTTAAGAAGTAATGGTTAAGGATAAAGTTCATATTAACGTTGTGGTTATTGGTCATGTTGACTCTGGGAAGTCAACTACTGCTGGTCATTTGATCTACAAACTTGGAGGTATTGAAAAGGATGTCATTGAGAGACTTGAGAAAGAAGCTACTGAGATAAACAAGCCATCGTTCAAGTATGCTTGGGTGCTCGACAAGCTCAAGGCCGAGCGTGAAAGAGGTATCACTATTGACATTTCTCTGTCAAAGTTTGAGACTACCAAGTACTACTGCACTCTCATTGATGCCCCCGGACACAGGGATTTCATTAAGAACATGATTACCGGGACGTCCCAAGCTGACTGTGCTGTTCTCGTCATTGATTCCACAACTGGTAGTTTTGAAGCTGGTTATTCTCAGGAAGGTCAGACCTCTGAACATGCTCTTCTTGCATTCGTTCTTGGTGTGCGCCAAATGATCTGCTGCTGCAACAAGGTATTTATATTTTCATCCTGTTTGAAGTTgtatttcattgtttttatatttcatttgtaTAAGTACTAATTGTGTGCTATCTATATTGACAGATGGATGCCACTACACCCAAATACTCCAAGGATAGGTATGAAGAAATTGTGAAGGAATTTTCACCCTTTTTGATTGATGTTGGCTATAACCTAGATGAAATTCCATTTGTTCCCATCTCTGGTTTTGAGGGAGATAACATCATTGAACGCTCTACTAACCTTGACTGGTATAAGGGTCCCACCCTTCTTGAAGCTCTTGACCAAATCAAGGAGCCTAAGAGGCTATTAGACAAGCCTCTCCGATTACCACTTCAGGATGTCTACAAGATTGGAGGAATTGGAACTGTGCCTGTGGGACGGGTTGAGAGCGGTGTCTTGAAACCAGGAATGGCGGTGACTTTTGCCCCAACTGGGCTGAAAACTCTTGTGAATTCTATGGAGATGCACCATGAAAAGCTCAATGAGGCCCTTCCTGGTGACATTGTGGGATTTAATGTTCAGCATGGGTCTGTTAAGGATCTCCGGCGAGGCTATGTTGCCTCAGACTCCAAGCATGACCCAGCCACGGAGGCTGCTAAATTTACATCCCGTGTTATCATCACGAATCAAACTGGCCGGATTCAAAATGGCTATACACCTATTCTGGACTGCCACACCTCCCACGTTCCTGTCAAGTTTGCTAAGCTTGTTACCAAGTTTGACAGGTTTTCTGGTTTGGAAATCGAGAAGGAGCCCAAATTCTTGAAGAATGGTGATGCTGGTGTTGTTAAGATGATTCCCACCAAGTCCATGGTGGTAGAGGATTTTTCTACTTATCCTCCACTTGGCCGTTTTGCTGTCAGAGACATGCGTCAAACTGTGGCTGTTGGAGTCATCATGGTTGTGAAGAAGAAGGATCCTCATGCAGAAGGTAAGATCGCTAAGTAGGCATTGAAGAAGTGAATCTTGCAGGATGATCTGTCTAGGGAAGTCTATTGTATTTATTTACAATAATGGTCTTTGATCCATAGTATGCTATTTCTAGTCCAGTAAACTTGATTCAGGTTAAGTGTCAAGTCTGCACCGTCATCTCACAGCTTTTGTTCCAAGAACTGGCTTCTAGATTGATGGTGGCAGGCCGTTTCTTTTTCGTTTTTATGCTATGATTACTGTGTCTTGTGTGAATACTTGATTTTGTAAGCAGCAAATTTCCGGACCTGCtgattttct is from Medicago truncatula cultivar Jemalong A17 chromosome 1, MtrunA17r5.0-ANR, whole genome shotgun sequence and encodes:
- the LOC25484712 gene encoding elongation factor 1-alpha; this translates as MVKDKVHINVVVIGHVDSGKSTTAGHLIYKLGGIEKDVIERLEKEATEINKPSFKYAWVLDKLKAERERGITIDISLSKFETTKYYCTLIDAPGHRDFIKNMITGTSQADCAVLVIDSTTGSFEAGYSQEGQTSEHALLAFVLGVRQMICCCNKMDATTPKYSKDRYEEIVKEFSPFLIDVGYNLDEIPFVPISGFEGDNIIERSTNLDWYKGPTLLEALDQIKEPKRLLDKPLRLPLQDVYKIGGIGTVPVGRVESGVLKPGMAVTFAPTGLKTLVNSMEMHHEKLNEALPGDIVGFNVQHGSVKDLRRGYVASDSKHDPATEAAKFTSRVIITNQTGRIQNGYTPILDCHTSHVPVKFAKLVTKFDRFSGLEIEKEPKFLKNGDAGVVKMIPTKSMVVEDFSTYPPLGRFAVRDMRQTVAVGVIMVVKKKDPHAEGKIAK